The Mangifera indica cultivar Alphonso chromosome 12, CATAS_Mindica_2.1, whole genome shotgun sequence DNA window CTTGGAAGAAACTGATGTTTTTATTCACGTTAGAATTATTATCTCTAAACTAAACTCTACTATACTAAAATTTAGTATGTCATAGGAAAATTCTAAAATAGCGCATCATAAATAAGCGTAAATGGTTAATCGTCAGCTAATGTGTAACTCGATTACTAGAGAGCGGACCTTACCCACTAACCGTGTAACAAAACCCTCAAGTGAGTTGTCGTAATGATTCATAGTTGAAGTGATACCCAACTCCAACAATCTCTCATTTGGTGAGTACTTAGCACAATGAATACCAACCTCAGTTGTGCATTATGTAAACTTCATCAAGCTAATTGCTTTTGTCTAGCAATTTGCATTGTTCACTGTTATTACAATCTTTTCTGATAACATCATGTTTTGTTCCACTTTTTGTCTAATGATGTGGTATTGCATAATGTGCTTTGTCCAGGGCTGGATTTATGGCTAATTAAATAGCACCTTGATTTTTGCACCCTCACTTTGCTGCGTAAGATTGcaagaatattaattattttagttaattttttaatctacaTATACAATTCTTtcatttaacatatatttatgtttaatttttttttaaaaataaaaattgtttaatcaaACACTCGACTAAGCATTTAACTCAGTATCTAACTaagcaatttttatttttaaataatttttttattagttgatTAATCAAATATCCAATCAAACGCTTGatcaaatattaagttaaatattttgttaaataatttttttattaactgatTCACCAAACATttgatcaaatattaaaataaatatttgatcaaacaatttttacttttaaaaattttttttgataaaaaatatttggttaACTGACTAAATGCTAAGGCCATCAACCTATCAAATaactttcatttaaaaaaaaatttatgaatatacattaactaaaaaataactaaagatgttaaaaaaaaaagggggggctaaaataattaataccCCAACTTGAACTCCGTCTCTATGCAAAGTCCCTGTAACCGGTAGCTTCCTTTACTGCATGTGTCAATGTCATGTACTCTGCCTCGGTATACGACAAAGCTACAAAACTCTGTCCCAGCGTCTCTTGCTTatccaaacaaattaaaagttaaatgcCACTCATTCATAATAGCAGCCAACACAGTCCTATCTACAAAAGGATTTTCCATCCTCAATTTCCTAACCTCAAAATCTTTGTCATTAAAGTCATCAAATTCTAACTTGCCAATCACGTAGGAAAACATGGAATCTGAcaccaattttatatatatataaattcaataaaaggaATAATCATAcagttacaaaaaaaaacacAGGATTTATCTTAATTATGTAAAAGTGGATtatttttgttagaattaatattattttaatattattttatattttatattataatattaaaattcttattgtTGAACGAATATTTAcaaatatctatattttttagagaaattttaaatcaattatgtaaaaaattaacCCAAGTTGTTGATTAACGTTTAAGAGATAACAATTGCTTAGCATTCAACAAATGGTAATAgacaaattacaaaaacaatgTACTTATAGATAGTTAAATACCACTTAACTAATATATGACTTCGTTCTCAATTTACACTAAACAAAGGTTCGGTGTAATTAATGACTTCATTCTCAATTTATGATTCCTATAAATCACAAAAAAACATGTTAACTGTCAATTTTTGGCTTAACCCCATTTGGACATGACATTCCATCCAAATGCATATGCTTTAAAAAGTTTCTTTTGGGTTTACTCTCATCCTCTGTCCTCtctcaaaccaaattaaatcaaatcatacacatatgttttcattcatttttgaCTCTAAGAAAATGGTatcttatttgtatttattcTGGATCGATAAATCTACCCCAAAATCACAAATAAATGTCCTTAGTTGAAAATAAATTTCCAAAACCTATTCAATGGTCCTTAATCACAACACTTGGGAACTTTACATGTATCGTAAGATTATAAAAACAGTAACTTACCCAAATTTCATACGTTAATATGCAATGAAAAATTCAGAGATGTAATATGAagaagttaaaataaaaatataaaatatcaactaaaaaataataaaacatagaaatgattattataaagttttaaaaactattttaatattttaaatataataaattaataactttttaaaattaaaaaaatattaaaattcttatttttcatataaacagatataattcaaatttttttaaacccaaGAAAGATCGCGTGATTCACTTTAACCTCCCAGATGTTCCCTGCCAATATGAGTGTGTggatgtgtgtgtgtgtgtgtatatatatatatatatatatatatatatattatcattaaactTTGGCGTCAAATCAAATTACCAACCTGACTTAAATTGTCAATTCCTTTTATACCAGGCCTTGCTTTGCTCACCGGAAGCATCCAATTAGATGTTGACATAttgaaaatgattatattactaTTCACCTAAAATTAcgtgttaataaataaaattacatattaaaactaaaaaaaatcaaaatatttattttttatataaagaggtataataattgaaatttttttaaacccaaaaaagaTCACGTGATTTgcctatatatgtatattatcatCAAACTTCTGATGTCAAATCAAATTAGTAACCTGATTCAAATTGTCAATTTCTTTTATGTCAGATCTAGATTTTTTTCATCAGGAGTATCCAATTAGATGTCGACATGTTGTAAATAATTATAGTAACCATTCACCTAAAATTAGGTGGTAATAAAGAAAATCTGCACATTAATATTCTCAGGATgctttttgtttaattaattttttattattaaaaataaaaaaattaacataatgataaattatttaaaatattatattataaattattgttattattatatttaaaaataatcaataattatgaataattactttatttaattaaaaaataataaataaatattaaaatattatttataaatatcaaaattaaattatgatttataaaaGAGAGATTCCGCTTAAGAAAAGTTTTTATCTTATCAAAAAAGGGTTAACTTAGCCAAATCCTACACGCAACGAACCTTAATATGGTCAAATTAACAACCTGTCAGATCTCCTTAAAGTCCCTCCACAAATTTTCCGCAGGAGATTGATTAGGAAATTGATTTGTGACATGAGTCattaatttgtcatttaaataacataaacaacaaaaattgatgccaaaaaaaaaaaaaaatggaattcgTGGCTGCACTTATTCCATAAAAACTAACATACATATACATGCAAGGAAAGCCCTTGTCTCTGCTGTTACTAAACTAGCTAGCTAAGAAGGAATTCACTCTCATCAAAGCCAAATTCTCTGCAAAAATCTATCTCAAAGCTATCACAAGGCATCTTATTACTTGAGTACACTGTAGAAATTGCAGCAGCAGTAGGATCAGATGATTCAAAGGGAATTAGATCATCCCACACAGCTGAATCCAAAGATGATAAGTTTTCAGATATATCATCACTTTGTGTAGTCTCTTCCTTACATTCttcctttatttttgtttcccAAGGAAGATCAGAATCTGTGATGAATTTTGGAGCAGTGAGTAAATCTTGGCAAGTATGGCTGCCTATGTATGTTATCTCGTACAATTCTGGATGATTTTCCATTCTTTGAACTTGTTTTGTTGCTCTGCAACCTTGATCATACTTGTGTTTGCACCTATAGTAATTCCTGCATGTATCAGAATTAAAGGGTCATTAGAATTAACCCATgatcttaaaataaatttatttgttaatcaactctctataatttgaatataccTTGGGTGCTTAGCATTGAGGATCTCCTTTTGCCCATATTTCCTCCAAGCGTGACCATCTTCTAAGGTGGAAGAGACTTTTCTCCATGTCTCTAAATCCTTCCTGCAagaatttaatttcttgttcaGTAATTAAGCTCaatccaattaaatattaacatttGCAAGGTGTTTAGTGGCACTAATCGTCAAAGTACTATTAATTTACCCgttagtaataataatattagtcATAAGACAAATTAAACAGTATATATCCActactttattaataaacttaCTTTCTCTTGTAACAACCTCTCCTGTAAGTGGAACCAGCCGGCCGTTTTTTGCTCTCGCCGGAATCTTCCAATCGCCGGTCATCCGTACAAGGTGAATCATTGAGAGAATTATTAGGCAGAAGATCACTATTATCAGAAACAGCAACCTTAGTAGTAGTACAGGAACTTAGGACAGAAAGAGTCTCAGTGAAAGATCTCAAGATCTTGAGAACAAGCTCCTGTTGACGAGATGAAACAAGCCCATcttcttgttgttgttgttgaaaGGGTTTGTGTTCATCATGAAGAAGAACCTGGAGCTGGTTGGCAAACTTCCGGCCTTGAAGAAGCTCCTGGATTAACTTATTCCGGTTGGAACAAAGGGCTGCCATAAGAAGAATGGCTAAGGTACTGGTGAGAGAGTAATGGTTAGTAAAGAAATTACTGAAACTCAAGTAGTTGAAACTTGAGTTGCTTGATTGCTTGCATAATGGGAGAAGAATGGATAAATACGAGAGAAGTAGTGGAGAGGGATTGATAAATCAAATGAGCTTTATTGACGATGAAGGAAAGAGGAAAGAGGGAAGAAAAGTAAAGGAAAATGTATGGAAGGAGGCATGAAAGAAagaacttaaataaataaagaaattgcTTACAAGGGCAATGGTGACGTTTGGGCTGTGATGCAAAGCTGATGCCATTCTTATCTGGATCTCACATGATTAATCTTCCACTACTACTTTAAAAGCTTTTCCAAGAATTCActcatttttctcattataAAATACGGCGgtaattttatagatataattGACGAAATAATACAATACCCATTATACCCTCatttcattttgatcaatattataataaatagttatttaaaaatcacaaaattcgACAATAATCTCATCTGAATCTAAGaaagtaagatttttttttcctaatgttgttttttttttttgttttcaacatTTTGACTGAATTTGAGaccaaaaatttttcaaaatgataagaATTTGTTGGATAcgcattttttctcttaatatatataattttaatttcattctttCGTTAATTCTCTATAATTTATTGtgaatttaagttataaatattatacctAAATTAGTTTATTAGGGGCAgccatgaatttaagttagaatttaTGTAAAACGTAAAAAAAACATGAGTAAGAATCAatgtaaatttgagttaaaacttatgaaaaatattaagaaatggTAGAAAAACATGTTATGAGGAAGCAAATATGATCTAGGGAAGTAGGCATGACTACACCCACTggacaaaaatacaaaattttcaatgtttAGGGGTAAATTGAATATATGTTActataaagattattttgctATACGGCAAAATTAGTTAATATTGATATCTATTTCCTAGAGAGTTTTCATActtgtatgattttttttacatttttaaaagagatttttaataagagtaatattatgtgtatcttatatgtgttattatatattttatttttaatttaaaattatctaataatatgataacacatataaatatataaatatttatgtatttaaaatataattttattattctgataatcataataatataataagcaATCTCATAAAATAAATGTGCTTCATATGATAAAAGAGtaaatcattataaaattatttatttgtaaatagaTAAGACATTCATCTAGAATATTGAAAAGGCCAAGGACTTATTCTTGCTTAagttttgatgcgttttcaaaattacactcgcaaggtttaaaaaatctaaaatctcacTTATAAGCcaactaacaataaaattttccgttagaagtaaaggtaaaatcattattttattaagaatattaaaaaaatataaaattcattatgttttcccttaaaagttttaaaaactaacaatttcacttttgcctaaaaaattttcaacttttaaaaataacattttatctcccaacatttagggtttattttccaTACGCTTTATGACCATCATCTCCGACCATCGGTGATGACGCTTCAACCCACTAGATTTTCACTCTCCAACGCAAAAAGACTTGTTGATTCATTTGAAGTTGATTCGTTTGAACTGatgaagatgatcatcttcatCAATTCGTTTGGAATCGATGAAGTCAACAAAAACTCATTTTTGTCACATCTCTTAGAAGTGTCGGAAAAATGAAGGGTGGGCAAAGATTCATGGGTTGAAGTGTCATCTCCAATGGTTGGAGAGTATCTGAAAAATAAATCTtagattttggaaaaaaaaaaatactacttttgaaagttaaaaaactttaggtaaaagtaaagttattagtttttaaaactttggaagagaaaacataataaattttatattttttaatattattagtaaaataaagattttacctttatttttaaataaaaacttttaacacTAATTGActcataaatgagattttaaattatatgaatttaactttaaaaatacatcaaaacatgggtgggaacaagtcatttggcctatggAAAAACTTGGAAATTTCTCATGATATTATTAAGTGGAACAACTAGGGGCCTAGGGCACACAAATTCAAAGTCAAGGGGGAAAATGATGTCATTAAACAACTATCCGCCAACAAGTGTAGACTAAAATATTGCGCTAATATCCaataagtaaatattgaaaGAATTCAGCTGCCACAAGAGACAGTTGTGCCATGCGTGAGAATTTGACAATATGTTGTTAATTTTATGAGTTCAAACCAGATTCCATGAACCACAACTTTCAACGAACCTTTTTGACCACATATAATGTAACTTTACTTGTAATGACCTTCATTAAACATGTGAGGCTTTTCATTGGTGTCTAATTTAGTAAATTTAACTATTGCATGAAACACTTTCTTTATGGAAAAATATACtgtaataattttctttttcttgggtCAATGCCTTACCGGGTTGGCTAACTTGGACTATTTGCGTCCATGGGCTTGTTTCCACTCACCATCCAGCCACAGCCTAAATTCTTGTACCATATTGTACTTAAGGTTACAAAGTCTTTGTTTTCTTTaggaaattttataattttagaagcAATTTGAGAGACCAACATCGATGGCCGAAAGAGCAAATAAGAACTTTTGCCTGATTTCTAAGTTCAGTTGAGCTTAGTTGAGAGGATGTAATGCAATCCAAAAATCTTACAAGTTTTTctaatgttcttttttttttttttaaacctttttagagTTAAGTATCTTAAGTGAAAGTAATttcaattagggttagattcaaaataagtttgtttaaatttaaaacgaGTTTGAATACCAATATGAGATAAATGAACACAAATTCGAATACGAGCTAGAGAGTAGTagaaaaaataaacccaaatacggcttgtattattaaaaaaattaaaagaaacgaTATTGTTTAGGGAAACCGAACCGAATATCTTGTGTGAACCTAAGCCAAGTTCAACCTGTTCACACGAACTCGAACTAAACATGAACTCTTAAATCACGAAGCAAGCCAAACACGAACTAGTATTTTGCCATACTTAATGAGCGTGAGCCAAAAAATGAGTCAAGTCCACCTGAAAATGAGCCAAAAACGAGTTTCACcttatttaaactcaattcaatttgaatttaactgtACTTCCAATCAAATAACtgttgagtaatattatatgtacaaacaatttgtataatttagtatacaaataatgatatgtcaatatatgattagataattttaaattaaagataaaataatatttaattatacaaaaaatatatcattatttgtatatattattttatttatataaatattggaGTGGAGCTAAATATTTATGGCTTCtgtattagataatttaattgaCATTAAAAATTACCGATAATAGGAACTCTCCTTGGTAATGTTAATCTCCACCGTTCCTATAGTGACAATCTAACGGTGTATAcgaataacttttttaaaataaacagtTAAAACTCAAGTATTTCTGAGTGGTTGATTTTGACGTCAACAACTAAAATCGACCAGGTTACAAAATGGCCGGTGAACCTGCCTTGTTCAAATTCCTCCAGCCAAGGCTTCGTCCTCAACCCGCAGACATCCAAGCCGCCGCCTTATGGGGTGTCGCTGCCACCACTACCGCTATCTGGCTCATCCAAGTACagatctctcttttctctctcatttGCGCGAAACAACCTTCtgcttgaaatttgaaatattttctagGTTTTTGTCTGAAATTTGATGTCTTATATGggtttgattgaattgaaatgtATGGTTCGTGCAATTTAAACAATACAGCGTGAACTTCAAAATTTGTATACTGTTAAATTTTGGAATGACTTTTGAAATGTTGTTGGATGAAATGGGTATTTTCTGATCCACATAATCCggtaaaaaaatgataattaatttctaAGCTCGATATTCTACAGATGCGACTGTCAACGGGTTTTCTTTTGttaaggaggaaaaaaaaatgtcatggTGATGGTTTGTTGAATCTTGGTTGTAATACTTCTTTCACTAGGTTCTAAGTTGAATGATATTAAGATCTAATCTTACCGAAGTTTAGTTGCATCTTGCTGGTAATACTTCTTTTACTAGGTTCTAAGTTgaatgtatttttattgtttaatttatttgtactttcacaattttctttcttatggTGATTGGTTGGCCAATGGTTTGAAAGTTGTGTTTGTATGAAAATTGATATTAGAATGCATGTTTAAGTTTGATATAGCAAGTTGTGTCTCTGGGAATATTGATATTAGATTGCGTGTTTAAGTTAGTTACTGCTGATGATCCTGCtgttcttcttttttgttttgttatttctaTTACTTAATGTGTTTTCTCTCTACAGTAGAACACTGTCTTGAAGGTTTTGTT harbors:
- the LOC123193020 gene encoding WRKY DNA-binding transcription factor 70-like encodes the protein MAALCSNRNKLIQELLQGRKFANQLQVLLHDEHKPFQQQQQEDGLVSSRQQELVLKILRSFTETLSVLSSCTTTKVAVSDNSDLLPNNSLNDSPCTDDRRLEDSGESKKRPAGSTYRRGCYKRKKDLETWRKVSSTLEDGHAWRKYGQKEILNAKHPRNYYRCKHKYDQGCRATKQVQRMENHPELYEITYIGSHTCQDLLTAPKFITDSDLPWETKIKEECKEETTQSDDISENLSSLDSAVWDDLIPFESSDPTAAAISTVYSSNKMPCDSFEIDFCREFGFDESEFLLS